The window ATCACGGTCGCACAAAACCAGCACGATGACGCAACCAACATCGCGGAAGTGAACGCGGTCCAACGAAGCGGTGTATCAATCGCGAGCAAGTTCCAATTTTCAGCAACGGGCAACAACGCCGCCAACCATCCGGCGAACATCCATGATGCTGCGACACGGTGCTTCCAAATTTCGGCTGTGGTACGCAACAACATCACCGCCCCGCCGACAGTCAGCAGCAACTTGACCCAATCACTACCGGATAGAGCCACGCGTTTTCCCAAAGCCCACTCGGTCACTCCGCCCAACAGATCGATCAGCGGAACCATCGTCGCGACGCTGCCGAGCAATGCCATCGCGGTGACGAGTCGCCACAATCGATAGTGCCCTTGAAAATCGTCGTTGCGGTATCGTCGAAGCTGGTAAACCAACCATGACGCACCCGCGATTCCCAGCATCAACATGCTGGTGCAGTAGCGTCCCAGACTGCCCACGGCATCAATGCGAGTGACTGCCGTGACCGATGGACGTTCAGCCAACGCCGGCCAAGCGACCGAAACGTAGTGCAATCCGATCAGCACAATCGCGACGGACATCACCGTCGCCATCAAGCCGAAAACCGCGGACCGTTGGACGGGAACCAAAGAGAACCAACGTCCGCGCAAGCACCTTCGAACACGGGACCCGTAGGCGACAGCGGGCCGGCGAGCTTCTCGCCATTGCTGCTGGACCGCCTTCTGTTTGGCCGTCGTGTTCCCGGTGTCGCCGCCGGCGGTGGTGAGCATGACCCTTCGGCGGCGTTCGGTCGGACGTCGAGTGTGATTCATTGTGTCGGGCGTAACAAAACGCAGCCTCGCGGGACAAGCCAAATCGCCCCGCCGACCAAAACCCTGTGGCGACGACCAATGTTCTGGGGCGAAACGTCCGCCCAACACCTGTTCGGATGGCTACTGAATCGCTTCTCAGACGGTCATTCAGCTCGCAAAACCGGAATATTTGATTCGCGAATTGGCAGAACCATGAAACCTGTTTCCCATGGGTTTCACATTCCCCCCCAAGACGGCGTAGCGTTTTCCACTGCTCCACCACGCTCACCGCCCATCTCATCATGCAACTGCTCCGCTCACTCGCAATCTCCACCCGGCTGGCCGTCCAATCGCCATGGCGAAAAAAGCAAATCCAACGCATGTGCGAGCGTGGCGAAGCTCCGATGTCGGTGCTGTTCTACCACCGGGTTGCGGACGAACCAGCCAACCCGTGGACAATTTCAAAACGTGAATTCGAGCGGCACGTGGACTACTGCCGCGAAAATTTTGAATTGATCTCGCTGGAAGAAGTGCAGCGACGGCTAGAGTCGGGACATTCGCCGCGTCCTTCGGTCACCTTCACATTTGACGATGGGTACTCTGAGAATTGCGAACTCGCTCTGCCGCTGCTGATTCGTCATCGCATACCGTGCACCTACTTCGTCACCACTGAAAACGTGCGTCACGGACATCCATTCGAACATGACCTGCGTCTGAACCACCCCCTGCCAATTAACACCGTCGAGCAACTCAAAGCGGCCGCCGATGCTGGCATCGAGATCGGACTGCACACAGCCAACCACGTCGATTTCAACCGAGTTCACACGGCCGAAGAGCTCAACAAAGAAATCGTCGAAGCAAAATTCAATCTCGAAGAGATGATCGATCGACCCGTTCGCTATCTCGCCGTTCCATTTGGGTTACCCGAACAAATGCGTCCCGCAGTCATCGAAACGGCTCGTAAGTGTGGGCTGGTTGGTATCTGCAGTGCCTACGGTGCCTACAACCTCATCGGCGACGACTCGTTCCACATCCGCCGCTTTCACGGCGATCCAGAATTCAACCGTTTTCGCAATTGGCTGACTTACGACAACCGAAAAAACTTGCGGCGACCGACTCTGCCAACCGAAGACGTGCTGAACATCGCACCGGAAGTTGCCGCCAGAGTTCGTCAGCCCGAATTGGCTTTCTCATGAACACAAACATAAACTCTGCCCAGCGACCACTGAACTGCATGTTCATCATCACCAGCATGCCGGTCGGCGGTGCTGAAACGTTGCTGGTCAATTTGATGCGGCGAATGGATCCGAACCTGATCCGCCCGGAAGTGGTTTGCTTGAAAGAACCAGGCCCACTCGGAACTGAAATCGCCAACGAGTTTCCCATCCATAGTCACCTGATCGGCGGAAAGTACGATGTCGCGGTGCTACCTCGATTGGCGCGTTTGATGCGCAAACGGAAAGCCGACGCGGTAATCACCGTTGGTGCCGGAGATAAAATGTTCTGGGGACGCTTGGCGGCAAAAATGGCTGGCGTGCCCGTGATCGCATCAGCGCTGCATTCCACTGGTTGGCCGGACGGCGTCGGACGACTGAACCGCCTGCTCACTCACATCACCGATGCGTTCATTGGCGTTGCCGAATCACACGGAGAATTCCTCCGTACGTTTGAAAAGTTCCCCGCTAACAAAGTGAACGTGATCCGCAACGGGATCGATTGCGATCGCTTTCACCCATCCGCTGAATGCCGCACCTCACCCAACGTTCGCGAAGAACTCGGGCTGGCAGAAGAAACTCCATTGATTGGAATCGTGGCGGCACTGCGAAGCGAAAAGAATCACTCGATGCTCGTGCATGCGGCAGCCAAGCTTCGCGACCGACATCCTGATCTTCATACACTTGTTATCGGAGAAGGTCCTGAGCGAGCAACAATCGAACCATTGATCGAAGAGTTGGGTCTCACCGATCGAGTTCACCTGCTGGGCAATCGCGCAGACACTCCTCGTTTGCTCGGGGCCATGAATGTCTTCACGCTTTGCTCACTCAACGAAGCCTCCCCGGTTTCAATCTTGGAAGCTCTCGCGTGTGAGACCCCCGTTGTCGCAACGGATGTGGGATCGATCTCGGAAACCGTTCTGCCTGGCCAAACCGGCGAACTGGTCCCCAGCGAGGATGTGCAATCCTTCGTGGCAGCGATCGATATGTTGCTCAACGATGCTGACCAGAGTTCGCAATTGGGCCGAAACGGACGCGAATTGGTTCAAGCCACCGGATCGCTGCAATCGATGGTTGACGGCTACCAAACGCTCGTGCATCGAATATTTGCAGAGAAATCACGAGCCAGCCAACGAGTTTCCTCCGCCGAAACGGCACCTCGACCCCGATCCAACCCAGTCAAGGGTGCTTCGAGGGTAACGGTTGGCTGAGTAAACTGGTCGCATGACACTGACCAGCCATATCATCGTACTGCTCGCAAAGATGTTCAGCGGCTTCACCGTTCGATGGGTGGATTGCCAGCCGGACACGTGCCAACGAATCTACTTTGCCAATCACACCAGCCACCTCGATGCGGTGGTGCTTTGGTCGGCATTGCCACACGAAATACGCCTATTGACTCGGCCAGTCGCGGCAAAAGATTACTGGACCGGCAGCTGGTTCAAAGAACACATCGCACGCAGCTTCAATGCACTGTTGATTGATCGCAAAGAGATCAAGGTCCACAAAAGCCCGATCGACATCATGATCCGGCAAATGGGTGACCTGTATTCGTTGATTGTGTTCCCCGAAGGAAGCCGATCAGCTGGCGAAGAAATGAGCGACTTTAAAAGTGGCCTGTATTACTTAGGCAAGAAACGCCCCGACCTCGAATTGGTCCCCGTTTACATCGAAAATGTGAATCGCATTTTGCCACGTGGCGAAGTGCTGCCGGTTCCGTTGCTCTCCTGCATAACGATCGGCGCTCCGATCTTTTTGGAAACCGGCGAACCCAAAGCCGACTTTTTGCGCCGCGCTCGCCAAGCAGTGCTCCAACTCAAGGAAGTCTGAATATGTCGATGCATCCCACTGATCCATTTCAATCAGGTTCGCCGAACGATCCAAACGTAGTGGCGCAACCTGTCAAAAAATCAGGCTGGGGCTGTGTCATCTGGGGATGCTTGGGAACGCTCACTTTCGCGATCGTGCTGATGGTCGCCAGCGTCTTTGGTGCCTACTACTTCTTCACGGGCCAGGTCGAAAAGTACACCGACGATCGACCCGCCAATGTCCCAGTGGTCGAATGGGAACAAGAACAATTGGATGAGCTGCAGGCCCGGATTGATGCCTTCAGCGAACAAGTTAAATCAGGCTCTCAAGACGCTGAGACAAACGGCGATGGCGAGATCGTTGGCGATGACCTAGAGACGACTGACCCGTTGCCTGTTGCCGCCGACGCTCCTCGAGAGTTGCGTTTGACCAGCGACGAGATCAACGCATTGATCTCCGCCAACGATGAACTCCGAGGCAAAGCATATGTGCGAATTGAAGAAAGTCGACTGTACGGTCAAATCACTTTGCCGACCGACAAGATTCCCGGTGGCAAAGGACGCTACTTCAACGCCGATGCCGAGTTCGAAGTCTCGATGGACAACGGCGTTTTGGTCGTCCGTCTGACCAGTGCCAGCGTCAAAGGCGAGCCCATCCCTGAATCATTCATGGAAGGCTTCTCACAACAGAACCTTGCAAAAGACGTGTACGACGACGTCGAGACCGCGGAACTGCTGCGCAAGTTTGACAAGATCGAAGTGGTCGACGATGCAATCATCCTTCAATTGCGTGAACCCGACCCTGAGAACGATTCGGACGAAACAGGTGCATCAGAAGAGTCCGATGCACCAGTCGACGATGCTGACTCAGCAGAACCAGAATCACCGGCCGGAGACGCCGCCGAATCGATCGCGGAGTAATCTCGCGATCGGTGGTTCAAGGCACCAACCAGAACCGCTTTCCGGCTTTCTCAAACTCGTCCCGCCGTGTCCACCACTGTTCGTCCCGTTCACCCGTCCGCCGGTCGGATGCGGATTGGACCTTGCCGCGAACTCGGTTTTCGATACCGGACTGCTGGATGATTCGATCCGCTAGCGCCCATTGGTACCGAGCCTGAGGGACGGCGGGTACTCTTCGAACGACCAGCGACAATTGACCGAGATGAAAATCGTGCCATCGATCTGAGTCATCGTCGGCGGTGATCGCGGCCTGCCATTCTTCCGGCAATTGATCGATTGCTGACTCGTGAATCTGCACCGTGACTCGACTGCTGTGCGGTGAATACAGTGCCCACGCGAGCCAGTGATCCCAGTAGCCTGCACGTTCGAAGATCGGCATCACGAGAGCAATGATGACGACCGCCCAAGAAAGAGCTCCTGCGCGGCTCATGTCAGGCTTTGGTTCATCCTTCCCTTCAACAACGGATCCGGCGAACAACCACCAAGCTTGCATTGCCATCACAGCGTTCCAAACGATCACACCGGGACTGTGCCCCAATCCCATCGGTGACAAAACCGCGATCAACCCGAGATGCATTGCCGTCGCCATCCAGACGCCGATCATGCGTGTTCGCGGCCAGCTCAATGCAATCGCAACGCACAATTCAAAGGCCGGGAAGCTAGCCGCTGCGATCAACCTGGTTCTTGTTGGCCATGCCGAAACATCGACGCTGACCCATTGCAGCGGAGCCTTGAGGAAGTCCTGGCCAACGGTGTGCAGAAATTGAAAGTCAAACTTACCAATCGAACTGTACACGTACACGCTGATGGTAAGCAAGCGAATCAAACGGAAGGTTGATTCAGACAATCGTCCTGACTCGTCCCGTGGTGCCGCAGCGAACAAAATTGCGTATAGAAACGATTGATACGCCCATGGTTGCAATCGATGCTGATCCAACATCACTGCAGTCGCCAGCGACACGGCGATGATCGGCCACGTCCACCTTGATCGCCCCCATCCAATGGTTGCGAAACAAGCCACCACAATTGCCAGCGTCGCCGCAAACGAAATCAGACCAGCGCTGTGCTCCGACAATCCCATCTTTGCCAGATCAAACATTGGTACCGAAGGGTAACTCTCCGTTCCGGTCCAGCTAGCCGGCAACCACAATCGAAA of the Rhodopirellula baltica SH 1 genome contains:
- a CDS encoding polysaccharide deacetylase family protein → MQLLRSLAISTRLAVQSPWRKKQIQRMCERGEAPMSVLFYHRVADEPANPWTISKREFERHVDYCRENFELISLEEVQRRLESGHSPRPSVTFTFDDGYSENCELALPLLIRHRIPCTYFVTTENVRHGHPFEHDLRLNHPLPINTVEQLKAAADAGIEIGLHTANHVDFNRVHTAEELNKEIVEAKFNLEEMIDRPVRYLAVPFGLPEQMRPAVIETARKCGLVGICSAYGAYNLIGDDSFHIRRFHGDPEFNRFRNWLTYDNRKNLRRPTLPTEDVLNIAPEVAARVRQPELAFS
- a CDS encoding lysophospholipid acyltransferase family protein, with product MTLTSHIIVLLAKMFSGFTVRWVDCQPDTCQRIYFANHTSHLDAVVLWSALPHEIRLLTRPVAAKDYWTGSWFKEHIARSFNALLIDRKEIKVHKSPIDIMIRQMGDLYSLIVFPEGSRSAGEEMSDFKSGLYYLGKKRPDLELVPVYIENVNRILPRGEVLPVPLLSCITIGAPIFLETGEPKADFLRRARQAVLQLKEV
- a CDS encoding glycosyltransferase family 4 protein; translation: MFIITSMPVGGAETLLVNLMRRMDPNLIRPEVVCLKEPGPLGTEIANEFPIHSHLIGGKYDVAVLPRLARLMRKRKADAVITVGAGDKMFWGRLAAKMAGVPVIASALHSTGWPDGVGRLNRLLTHITDAFIGVAESHGEFLRTFEKFPANKVNVIRNGIDCDRFHPSAECRTSPNVREELGLAEETPLIGIVAALRSEKNHSMLVHAAAKLRDRHPDLHTLVIGEGPERATIEPLIEELGLTDRVHLLGNRADTPRLLGAMNVFTLCSLNEASPVSILEALACETPVVATDVGSISETVLPGQTGELVPSEDVQSFVAAIDMLLNDADQSSQLGRNGRELVQATGSLQSMVDGYQTLVHRIFAEKSRASQRVSSAETAPRPRSNPVKGASRVTVG